The following proteins are encoded in a genomic region of Cydia fagiglandana chromosome 26, ilCydFagi1.1, whole genome shotgun sequence:
- the LOC134677296 gene encoding zinc finger protein 845-like, whose product MPRKCTSYFSHVRANHLATNVACDECGEVFVSSNGLRQHKAKTHAKVEKCTSYFSHVRANHLATNVACDECGEVFVSSNGLRQHKAKTHAKKIKCETCSASFVSLAALDRHTDTAGEHTGLWPCEQCGENCASEEALQEHVGGTHPTVSIQCDKCSISFPTAEAYTTHVSRSHLQQKRKDPSCQRKYYKQKHSAEIRAMCELCGHKVTTPALLKQHNQLKHQEPKPYACNDCPKAFTSKGNLIIHIRSHTGEKPYKCKQCPSAFTMKSNLERHHKAVHLGIRGCFPCDICGRTLTTKCMLRIHIESKHGGRSWPRGRKRQQARKLKEINHE is encoded by the exons ATGCCAAG aaagtgtaCGTCCTACTTTTCTCACGTGCGCGCCAACCACCTCGCGACTAACGTGGCCTGCGACGAGTGCGGCGAGGTGTTTGTCAGTAGCAACGGACTCAGACAGCACAAGGCGAAAACACATGCCAAGGTAGA aaagtgtaCGTCCTACTTTTCTCACGTGCGCGCCAACCACCTCGCGACTAACGTGGCCTGCGACGAGTGCGGCGAGGTGTTTGTCAGTAGCAACGGGCTCAGACAGCACAAGGCGAAAACACATGCCAAG aaaatcAAGTGCGAAACATGCTCAGCGTCGTTTGTGAGCTTAGCAGCTCTGGACAGACATACGGACACGGCCGGCGAGCATACGGGCCTGTGGCCGTGCGAGCAGTGCGGCGAGAACTGTGCGAGCGAGGAGGCGCTACAAGAGCATGTGGGGGGGACACATCCGACGGTGTCGATTCAATGTGATAAG TGCTCGATATCGTTCCCGACGGCTGAAGCTTACACGACTCACGTGTCTCGCTCGCATCTCCAGCAGAAGAGGAAGGACCCGTCCTGTCAGAGAAAGTACTATAAGCAGAAGCACTCAGCGGAGATAAGGGCTATGTGCGAGTTGTGCGGACACAAAGTGACG ACCCCAGCGCTGCTGAAACAACACAACCAACTGAAACATCAGGAGCCAAAACCATATGCCTGCAATGACTGCCCGAAGGCGTTCACCTCGAAAGGAAATTTAATT ATTCATATCCGCTCGCACACGGGCGAGAAACCTTACAAGTGTAAGCAATGCCCGAGTGCCTTCACCATGAAGAGTAACCTCGAACGACACCATAAGGCA GTGCACCTGGGAATCCGCGGGTGCTTCCCGTGCGACATCTGTGGGCGCACGCTGACAACCAAGTGCATGCTGCGCATCCACATCGAGTCCAAGCATGGCGGCCGAAGCTGGCCGAGAGGCCGCAAACGGCAACAGGCGCGGAAATTAAAAGAAATCAACCATGAATAA